In one Silene latifolia isolate original U9 population chromosome 10, ASM4854445v1, whole genome shotgun sequence genomic region, the following are encoded:
- the LOC141606421 gene encoding uncharacterized protein LOC141606421, producing the protein MSPKKASMSFLFFLVVSLTLSSSFSSAEYDSVYDLLKAYGLPKGIIPKGVAKNDFTFNPTSGKIQINLSFLKGNTVCKVTRTQNILGIIPVYNRVELKATISATVKYRSLVDIEGITATIKVGVVTLFYDVKIIKLEVSKDGKTLRFVSSIPFVQSPDFPITDEFDVPQTCETDLTVSQINMMRLFGVGIVEKKNQDDNADNYPLFV; encoded by the coding sequence ATGTCACCAAAGAAAGCTTCTATGTCTTTTCTATTTTTCCTCGTCGTCTCTCTAACTTTATCATCCTCCTTTTCCTCGGCCGAGTACGACTCAGTCTATGACCTCCTGAAAGCTTATGGCTTACCTAAAGGGATCATCCCTAAGGGTGTAGCTAAAAATGACTTCACTTTCAACCCGACTTCAGGTAAAATTCAAATTAACTTGTCCTTCCTGAAAGGCAATACAGTTTGCAAGGTCACTAGAACACAAAATATACTAGGTATCATCCCTGTTTACAATAGAGTCGAGTTGAAAGCCACCATTTCAGCCACTGTAAAATACCGAAGCCTTGTCGACATCGAGGGTATCACTGCCACCATCAAAGTGGGGGTGGTAACTTTATTTTATGACGTCAAAATTATAAAACTCGAAGTTTCAAAAGATGGTAAAACACTTCGGTTTGTATCTTCGATTCCGTTTGTGCAAAGTCCGGACTTTCCCATTACTGATGAGTTCGACGTTCCTCAAACCTGTGAGACTGATCTAACCGTCTCGCAGATTAATATGATGCGTTTGTTTGGTGTGGGGATTGTGGAAAAGAAGAACCAAGATGATAATGCTGATAATTATCCTTTGTTCGTCTAG